Proteins encoded within one genomic window of Brassica rapa cultivar Chiifu-401-42 chromosome A09, CAAS_Brap_v3.01, whole genome shotgun sequence:
- the LOC103839361 gene encoding allene oxide cyclase 3, chloroplastic → MATSSAMSLQSISKTSLGNLSHNHHFHRSSFLGFSRSFQNLGISSNGPDFSSQSRSTSKNLSPTRAFFWNWGKSENARPSKVQELNVYELNEGDRNSPAVLKLGKKPELCLGDLVPFTNKLYTGDLKKRVGITAGLCVLIQHVPEKNGDRFEATYSFYLGDYGHLSVQGPYLTYEDTFLAVTGGSGIFEGAYGQVKLRQLVYPTKLFYTFYLKGIADLPLELTGTAVSPSKDVKPAPEAKATEPGATIKNFTN, encoded by the exons ATGGCTACTTCTTCTGCGATGTCTCTCCAGTCCATCTCTAAGACTTCTCTCGGCAATCTCTCCCATAATCACCACTTTCATCGAAGCTCTTTTCTAGGTTTCTCCAGATCTTTCCAAAACCTTGGGATCTCATCTAACGGTCCAGATTTCTCCTCCCAATCAAGATCTACTTCCAAGAATCTCTCCCCTACTCGAGCTTTCTTCTGGAACTGGGGAAAGTCAGAAAACGCCAGACCAA GTAAAGTCCAAGAACTCAACGTGTACGAACTCAACGAAGGAGATAGAAACAGCCCAGCTGTTCTAAAACTCGGCAAGAAACCAGAGCTCTGCCTCGGCGATCTCGTGCCCTTCACCAACAAACTCTACACCGGCGATCTCAAAAAGCGCGTGGGAATCACCGCCGGTCTCTGTGTCTTGATCCAACACGTCCCGGAGAAGAACGGTGACCGGTTCGAAGCCACTTACAGTTTCTACTTGGGTGACTATGGCCACCTGTCCGTACAGGGACCGTACTTGACTTACGAAGACACGTTCCTCGCCGTCACTGGTGGCTCCGGGATCTTTGAAGGCGCGTACGGACAAGTGAAGCTTCGTCAGCTTGTGTATCCGACAAAATTGTTCTACACTTTTTACTTAAAGGGTATTGCTGATTTGCCGTTGGAGCTTACCGGGACGGCGGTTTCGCCGTCGAAGGATGTGAAACCGGCGCCGGAAGCTAAGGCGACGGAGCCAGGCGCAACCATTAAAAACTTTACTAATTAG